The Triticum dicoccoides isolate Atlit2015 ecotype Zavitan chromosome 6A, WEW_v2.0, whole genome shotgun sequence genome has a window encoding:
- the LOC119315187 gene encoding zinc finger CCCH domain-containing protein 14-like — MSSATPDDGVVPPSVTMPREGQRIMYSRELLLAVGSSDDCKVLPAGVDLSKHPDDVKLRVRAEAWAARSVGRAAPGRQGRPELPQRAREPESFEAGVGSKSKPCIRFFSTAGCRFGDNCRFIHDIPGGYLAVEKMGILSGAAPAPPPAQGEEKPGKHLSTHNATPPPMEPTPTGDHAHQAQTAPDPRKEAVASFGASSTAKISVDASLAGAIIGRGGATIKLISRASGARLRVRDHDWDADLKNVELEGTFDQIKNAYDMAMEQLIHVVNHDGGGAPSPAAGANTTSHGGGWQLDSFKTKLCGHFARGCCTHGDGCRFAHGEGELRRPVPAPRDPGGW; from the exons ATGAGCTCGGCGACTCCTGACGATGGCGTTGTTCCTCCCTCCGTCACCATGCCCAG GGAGGGGCAGAGGATCATGTACTCGAGGGAGCTCCTGCTCGCCGTCGGCAGCTCCGACGACTGCAAGGTGCTGCCCGCCGGCGTCGACCTGTCTAAGCACCCCGATGACGTGAAGCTCCGGGTTCGCGCGGAGGCTTGGGCCGCCCGCTCGGTTGGAAGAGCAGCACCTGGACGCCAGGGGAGGCCGGAATTGCCTCAGCGAGCGCGAG AGCCGGAGTCTTTTGAAGCAGGCGTAGGAAGCAAATCGAAGCCATGCATCAGATTCTTCAG TACCGCAGGTTGCCGCTTTGGTGACAACTGTCGCTTCATCCATGACATCCCCGGCGGCTACCTGGCCGTCGAGAAAATGGGCATCCTGAGTGGCGCAGCTCCTGCTCCTCCACCAGCACAAGGCGAGGAGAAGCCCGGCAAGCATTTGTCCACGCACAACGCGACGCCACCACCTATGGAACCAACTCCCACCGGTGACCATGCGCATCAAGCACAGACGGCGCCCGACCCCCGCAAGGAAGCGGTGGCGAGCTTCGGCGCTTCGTCGACGGCCAAGATCAGCGTGGACGCGTCCCTCGCGGGCGCCATTATCGGGCGTGGCGGAGCCACCATAAAGCTGATATCCCGGGCCAGCGGCGCCAGGCTGCGCGTCCGCGACCACGACTGGGACGCCGACTTGAAGAACGTGGAGCTGGAGGGCACGTTCGATCAGATCAAGAACGCTTACGACATGGCCATGGAGCAGCTGATCCACGTTGTCAACCATGACGGCGGCGGTGCCCCTTCGCCTGCGGCGGGAGCAAACACGACGTCCCACGGCGGCGGATGGCAATTAGACAGTTTCAAGACCAAGCTGTGCGGGCACTTCGCCAGGGGATGCTGCACCCACGGCGACGGGTGCCGCTTCGCCCACGGCGAGGGCGAGCTGCGCAGGCCGGTTCCTGCTCCTCGTGATCCGGGTGGTTGGTAG